Proteins encoded by one window of Drosophila melanogaster chromosome X:
- the cac gene encoding cacophony, isoform C — protein MGGPKKEENPPGGGPTSLFILTEDNPIRKYTRFIIEWPPFEYAVLLTIIANCVVLALEEHLPGGDKTVLAQKLEKTEAYFLCIFCVEASLKILALGLVLHKHSYLRNIWNIMDFFVVVTGFMTQYPQIGPEVDLRTLRAIRVLRPLKLVSGIPSLQVVLKSIIKAMAPLLQIGLLVLFAIVIFAIIGLEFYSGALHKTCYSLEDPNKLVKEGESETPCNTDNILEKATGSFVCNNTTSMCLEKWEGPNSGITSFDNIGFAMLTVFQCITMEGWTAILYWTNDALGSAFNWIYFVPLIVIGSFFMLNLVLGVLSGEFAKEREKVENRQEFLKLRRQQQLERELNGYVEWICKAEEVILAEERTTEEEKMHIMEARRRNAAKRKKLKSLGKSKSTDTEEEEAEEDYGDDGYLKTRSKPQGSCTGFWRAEKRFRFWIRHTVKTQWFYWFVIVLVFLNTVCVAVEHYGQPSFLTEFLYYAEFIFLGLFMSEMFIKMYALGPRIYFESSFNRFDCVVISGSIFEVIWSEVKGGSFGLSVLRALRLLRIFKVTKYWSSLRNLVISLLNSMRSIISLLFLLFLFILIFALLGMQLFGGQFNLPGGTPETNFNTFPIALLTVFQILTGEDWNEVMYQGIISQGGAQKGMIYSIYFIVLVLFGNYTLLNVFLAIAVDNLANAQELTAAEEEQVEEDKEKQLQELEKEMEALQADGVHVENGDGAVAPSKSKGKKKEEEKKEEEEVTEGPKPMLPYSSMFILSPTNPIRRGAHWVVNLPYFDFFIMVVISMSSIALAAEDPVRENSRRNKILNYFDYAFTGVFTIEMLLKIVDLGVILHPGSYLREFWNIMDAVVVICAAVSFGFDMSGSSAGQNLSTIKSLRVLRVLRPLKTIKRVPKLKAVFDCVVNSLKNVVNILIVYILFQFIFSVIGVQLFNGKFFYCTDESKHTSAECQGSYFKYEEDELLPKQELRVWKPRAFHYDNVAAAMLTLFAVQTGEGWPQVLQHSMAATYEDRGPIQNFRIEMSIFYIVYFIVFPFFFVNIFVALIIITFQEQGEAELQDGEIDKNQKSCIDFTIGARPLERYMPKNRNTFKYKVWRIVVSTPFEYFIMMLIVFNTLLLMMKYHNQGDMYEKSLKYINMGFTGMFSVETVLKIIGFGVKNFFKDPWNIFDLITVLGSIVDALWMEFGSNSINVGFLRLFRAARLIKLLRQGYTIRILLWTFVQSFKALPYVCLLIAMLFFIYAIIGMQVFGNIKLGTVENSITRHNNFQSFIQGVMLLFRCATGEAWPNIMLACLKGKACDDDAEKAPGEYCGSTLAYAYFVSFIFFCSFLMLNLFVAVIMDNFDYLTRDSSILGAHHLDEFVRIWAEYDPNATGKIHYTEMYDMLKNMDPPLGFGNKCPNRLAYKKLIRMNMPLDDELRVQFTTTLFALIRENLSIKMRAPEEMDQADMELRETITNIWPLQAKKMLNLLVPPSDQLNKGKLSVGKIYAGFLILESWRSTRFGQLDSGMPMLELQDASRHPSQESLTGADAGHLHPGHSYMNGHRRSPSLRHNGSPLARSPSPRRRGHQYIHHDIGFSDTVSNVVEMVKETRHPRHGNSHPRYPRGSWSASTSPARSPSPSRYGGHLSRSKRTQLPYPTYGTTSLCQRSRSPSPARLQEMRERDRLGYGIDMGVTHVQHSYPTLASRRAGIGRRLPPTPSKPSTLQLKPTNINFPKLNASPTHTHHSTPHSVHSLPHHRDLLRDPRDMYYSSRERERDRERLRDRDRDRDRDRLHEYDLRYEYRDRERELYERERDREREVERERLEYIAPLSFEQALAMGRTGRVLPSPVLNGFKPKSGLNPRHSDSDEEDWC, from the exons ATGGGTGGCCcgaaaaaagaggaaaacccACCAGGTGGTGGTCCGACGTCATTGTTTATTCTAACCGAGGATAACCCAATTAGAAAGTACACACGATTCATCATAGAATGGCCGCCCTTTGAATACGCTGTGTTATTGACAATCATAGCCAACTGTGTTGTGTTGGCACTAGAGGAGCACTTGCCAGGGGGCGACAAGACAGTATTGGCTCAAAAATTG GAAAAAACGGAGGCctattttttatgcattttctgtGTAGAAGCGTCGCTCAAGATCCTCGCCTTAGGGCTTGTTCTGCATAAACACTCCTATCTCAGGAATATTTGGAACATCATGGATTTTTTCGTTGTAGTTACGGG ATTCATGACACAGTACCCACAAATAGGGCCCGAGGTAGACCTAAGAACACTTAGAGCCATTCGTGTGCTACGGCCCTTAAAATTAGTGTCTGGAATTCCTA GTTTACAAGTAGTTTTAAAATCTATAATCAAGGCGATGGCACCTTTACTGCAAATCGGTCTCTTGGTGTTGTTTGCAATCGTAATTTTTGCAATCATTGGACTCGAGTTTTATTCGGGCGCACTGCATAAGACTTGTTATAGCTTAGAAGATCCAA ACAAACTAGTGAAGGAGGGCGAATCAGAGACGCCTTGCAACACGGACAACATCCTGGAAAAGGCCACCGGCTCCTTCGTATGCAATAACACCACAAGCATGTGTCTGGAGAAGTGGGAGGGACCAAATTCAGGTATCACGAGTTTCGATAATATCGGATTTGCCATGTTGACCGTATTCCAATGTATCACGATGGAGGGCTGGACGGCAATACTGTATTGG ACCAACGACGCATTAGGTTCAGCATTTAATTGGATATATTTCGTGCCTCTTATAGTTATAGGCTCATTTTTTATGCTCAACTTAGTTCTTGGTGTCCTTAGTGG tGAATTCGCAAAAGAACGAGAAAAAGTAGAAAATAGACAAGAGTTTCTTAAACTTAGAAGGCAGCAGCAACTAGAAAGAGAGTTAAACGGCTATGTTGAATGGATTTGTAAAGCTG AGGAGGTAATCCTGGCCGAGGAGCGCACCACGGAAGAAGAGAAAATGCACATAATGGAGG CTCGAAGACGAAACGCTGCCAAACGGAAAAAGCTGAAAAGCTTGGGAAAATCAAAGTCCACAGATACAGAGGAAGAGGAAGCGGAGGAAGATTATGGAGACGATG GTTACCTCAAAACGCGCTCGAAACCTCAAGGAAGTTGTACCGGATTTTGGCGGGCGGAGAAAAGGTTTCGTTTCTGGATCCGGCACACGGTGAAGACGCAGTGGTTCTACTGGTTCGTGATCGTCCTCGTCTTTCTGAACACAGTCTGTGTTGCCGTCGAGCATTACGGCCAGCCATCGTTCCTCACGGAATTTCTGT ACTATGCTGAATTCATCTTCCTGGGACTCTTCATGTCGGAGATGTTCATCAAGATGTACGCGTTGGGGCCCCGCATCTACTTTGAGTCGTCGTTCAACCGATTTGATTGCGTTGTCATTAGTGGTTCGATATTCGAAGTGATCTGGTCCGAGGTGAAAGGCGGTTCGTTTGGTCTGTCTGTGCTGCGTGCCCTGCGATTGCTGCGCATCTTCAAAGTCACCAAGTACTGGTCGTCGCTGCGCAATCTAGTCATCTCACTGTTGAACTCGATGAGATCGATCATCTCATTGTTGTTCCTGCTCTTCTTGTTCATCCTAATATTCGCCTTACTGGGCATGCAGTTGTTTGGCGGCCAGTTCAATCTGCCCGGAGGCACGCctgaaacaaattttaacactTTCCCGATAGCACTGTTGACTGTATTCCAAATCCTCACTGGCGAAGATTGGAACGAGGTCATGTACCAGGGCATCATATCTCAGGGTGGTGCCCAGAAAGGAATGATTTACTCTAT ATACTTTATCGTTTTGGTACTCTTCGGAAATTACACGCTATTGAATGTGTTCTTGGCTATCGCCGTTGATAATTTGGCGAATGCCCAAGAACTAACAGCAGCCGAAGAGGAACAAGTCGAAGAGGATAAAGAGAAACAACTGCAGGAGCTCGAGAAGGAGATGGAGGCCCTCCAGGCGGATGGAGTCCATGTGGAGAACGGCGATGGTGCTGTCGCCCCCAGCAAGTCCAAGGGCAagaagaaggaggaggagaaaaaggaggaggaggaagtgACCGAGGGTCCCAAGCCGATGCTGCCCTATTCATCGATGTTTATACTATCACCAACCAATCC CATACGACGCGGCGCCCATTGGGTGGTTAATTTGCCATATTTTGATTTCTTCATTATGGTTGTCATCTCAATGTCATCAATAGCATTAGCAGCCGAAGATCCCGTTCGTGAGAACTCGAGGCGAAACAAGATATTGAATTATTTCGATTATGCATTTACCGGCGTATTCACGATAGAAATGTTGCTGAAAATTGTAGACTTGGGTGTTATCCTGCACCCTGGCAGCTATTTAAGAGAATTCTGGAATATTATGGATGCTGTGGTCGTTATATGCGCTGCTGTTAGTTTCGGTTTCGATATGAGCGGTAGCAGCGCTGGACAAAATTTATCGACTATTAAATCGCTTCGGGTATTGCGTGTACTACGCCCATTGAAGACCATTAAGCGTGTACCGAAATTGAAAGCCGTGTTCGATTGCGTCGTGAACTCATTGAAAAATGTTGTTAACATTCTAATCGTGTACATattgtttcaatttatattttctgttattGGAGTACAATTGTTcaatggaaaatttttttattgtacgGACGAAAGTAAACATACTTCCGCAGAGTGCCA GGGCTCGTACTTCAAGTACGAGGAGGACGAACTGCTGCCAAAACAGGAGCTACGGGTATGGAAGCCTCGGGCCTTTCACTACGACAATGTTGCCGCTGCGATGTTGACCCTGTTCGCCGTTCAGACCGGCGAGGGATGGCCACA GGTCTTGCAACACTCAATGGCTGCCACTTATGAAGATAGGGGTCCAATCCAAAATTTCCGGATCGAAATGTCCATATTTTATATTgtgtattttattgtatttccGTTCTTCTTCGTCAACATATTCGTGGCCTTGATTATTATTACGTTTCAAGAGCAAGGCGAAGCTGAGTTACAAGATGGCGAAATTGACAAAAATCAG AAATCCTGCATCGATTTTACTATAGGAGCACGACCTCTCGAACGCTATATGCCCAAAAATCGGAATACGTTCAAGTATAAAGTGTGGCGAATTGTGGTGTCAACGCCTTTTGAGTACTTCATTATGATGTTGATCGTATTCAATACCCTATTGCTGATGATGAAG TATCACAATCAAGGAGACATGTACGAAAAGTCGCTGAAGTACATTAACATGGGATTCACCGGAATGTTTAGTGTAGAAACGGTGCTGAAGATCATTGGATTCGGTGTTAAG AACTTCTTCAAGGACCCGTGGAACATATTCGATTTAATCACCGTTTTGGGCAGTATTGTGGATGCACTTTGGATGGAATTCGGG TCGAACTCAATCAACGTCGGCTTCCTGCGTTTATTTCGAGCGGCGCGACTTATCAAATTACTTCGTCAAGGATACACGATTCGAATTCTTCTATGGACATTTGTGCAATCCTTTAAGGCACTTCCCTATGTCTGTTTGCTAATAGCAATGCTATTTTTCATATACGCCATTATCGGCATGCAG GTGTTCGGGAATATCAAACTAGGTACGGTGGAAAATTCCATTACTAGACACAACAACTTCCAATCATTTATTCAAGGCGTCATGTTGCTATTCAG GTGTGCAACTGGCGAGGCCTGGCCCAACATAATGCTGGCATGTTTGAAGGGCAAGGCCTGCGACGATGACGCCGAGAAGGCACCTGGGGAGTACTGCGGATCCACACTGGCCTACGCCTACTTCGTATCGTTTATATTCTTCTGCTCCTTCCTGATGCTCAATCTGTTCGTCGCCGTCATCATGGATAATTTCGATTATCTCACCAGGGACTCCAGCATATTGGGTGCCCATCACTTAGACGAATTTGTGCGCATATGGGCGGAATATGATCCAAATGCGAC TGGAAAAATACACTACACGGAAATGTACGACATGCTGAAGAACATGGATCCACCGTTGGGTTTTGGCAACAAGTGTCCCAACCGACTGGCATACAAGAAACTGATTAGAATGAATATGCCATTGGACGATGAATTGAGAGTTCAGTTCACGACAACGTTATTCGCTTTGATTCGTGAGAATCTCAGCATCAAAATGAGAGCGC CTGAGGAGATGGACCAGGCGGACATGGAACTGCGGGAGACCATCACGAACATCTGGCCATTGCAGGCGAAGAAGATGCTAAACCTGCTGGTGCCGCCCAGCGATCAGCTCAACAAGGGCAAACTGTCAGTGGGTAAAATCTATGCAGGTTTCCTCATCCTGGAGTCCTGGCGTAGCACGCGGTTTGGCCAACTCGATTCGGGAATGCCG AtgctggagctgcaggatgCATCGAGACATCCGTCGCAGGAGTCGCTTACCGGTGCCGATGCTGGCCATTTACATCCTGGACATTCGTATATGAATGGCCATCGGCGATCGCCTAGCTTGAG GCACAATGGCTCTCCACTGGCCAGATCTCCGAGTCCTCGACGGCGTGGCCATCAATACATACATCATGATATCGGGTTCTCCGATACCGTATCTAATGTTGTAGAGATGGTCAAGGAGACTCGTCATCCTAGGCATGGCAACAGTCATCCGCGGTATCCAAGAG GTTCATGGTCAGCATCGACAAGTCCGGCCCGTTCGCCTTCGCCTTCTCGATATGGTGGTCATTTGTCTCGCAGTAAACGCACTCAACTGCCTTATCCCACATATGGGACAACCAGTCTATGTCAAAGATCACGATCGCCGAGTCCCGCTAGACTTCAGGAGATGCGTGAACGAGACAGACTTGGTTATGGGATTGATATGG GTGTAACGCATGTACAGCATAGTTACCCAACACTGGCCTCCCGAAGAGCCGGAATCGGAAGACGCCTTCCTCCGACTCCCAGTAAACCGTCAACACTGCAGCTCAAGCCAACCAATATCAATTTCCCGAAGCTGAATGCCAGTCCCACACAT ACACACCACTCAACGCCCCACAGTGTTCACTCGCTACCACACCACCGCGACCTGCTGCGAGATCCAAGGGATATGTACTATAGTAGTAGAGAACGCGAGCGGGATCGCGAACGCCTTAGGGATCGGGATCGTGATAGGGATCGCGATCGCCTGCACGAGTACGACCTGCGGTACGAGTACCGGGATCGGGAACGAGAGTTGTACGAACGCGAAAGAGATCGCGAGCGGGAGGTCGAAAGAGAAAG ACTGGAATATATAGCACCGCTGTCGTTTGAACAAGCGCTGGCTATGGGCCGAACAGGTCGTGTACTGCCATCTCCAGTTCTAAACGGTTTTAAGCCAAAGAGTGGTCTGAACCCTCGACACTCCGATTCGGATGAGGAGGATTGGTGCTAG
- the cac gene encoding cacophony, isoform I, translated as MGGPKKEENPPGGGPTSLFILTEDNPIRKYTRFIIEWPPFEYAVLLTIIANCVVLALEEHLPGGDKTVLAQKLEKTEAYFLCIFCVEASLKILALGLVLHKHSYLRNIWNIMDFFVVVTGFMTQYPQIGPEVDLRTLRAIRVLRPLKLVSGIPSLQVVLKSIIKAMAPLLQIGLLVLFAIVIFAIIGLEFYSGALHKTCYSLEDPNKLVKEGESETPCNTDNILEKATGSFVCNNTTSMCLEKWEGPNSGITSFDNIGFAMLTVFQCITMEGWTAILYWTNDALGSAFNWIYFVPLIVIGSFFMLNLVLGVLSGEFSNERNRVERRMEFQKCRFRAMFQTAMVSYLDWITQAEEVILAEERTTEEEKMHIMEARRRNAAKRKKLKSLGKSKSTDTEEEEAEEDYGDDGYLKTRSKPQGSCTGFWRAEKRFRFWIRHTVKTQWFYWFVIVLVFLNTVCVAVEHYGQPSFLTEFLYYAEFIFLGLFMSEMFIKMYALGPRIYFESSFNRFDCVVISGSIFEVIWSEVKGGSFGLSVLRALRLLRIFKVTKYWSSLRNLVISLLNSMRSIISLLFLLFLFILIFALLGMQLFGGQFNLPGGTPETNFNTFPIALLTVFQILTGEDWNEVMYQGIISQGGAQKGMIYSIYFIVLVLFGNYTLLNVFLAIAVDNLANAQELTAAEEEQVEEDKEKQLQELEKEMEALQADGVHVENGDGAVAPSKSKGKKKEEEKKEEEEVTEGPKPMLPYSSMFILSPTNPIRRGAHWVVNLPYFDFFIMVVISMSSIALAAEDPVRENSRRNKILNYFDYAFTGVFTIEMLLKIVDLGVILHPGSYLREFWNIMDAVVVICAAVSFGFDMSGSSAGQNLSTIKSLRVLRVLRPLKTIKRVPKLKAVFDCVVNSLKNVVNILIVYILFQFIFSVIGVQLFNGKFFYCTDESKHTSAECQGSYFKYEEDELLPKQELRVWKPRAFHYDNVAAAMLTLFAVQTGEGWPQVLQHSMAATYEDRGPIQNFRIEMSIFYIVYFIVFPFFFVNIFVALIIITFQEQGEAELQDGEIDKNQKSCIDFTIGARPLERYMPKNRNTFKYKVWRIVVSTPFEYFIMMLIVFNTLLLMMKYHNQGDMYEKSLKYINMGFTGMFSVETVLKIIGFGVKNFFKDPWNIFDLITVLGSIVDALWMEFGHDSNSINVGFLRLFRAARLIKLLRQGYTIRILLWTFVQSFKALPYVCLLIAMLFFIYAIIGMQVFGNIKLGTVENSITRHNNFQSFIQGVMLLFRCATGEAWPNIMLACLKGKACDDDAEKAPGEYCGSTLAYAYFVSFIFFCSFLMLNLFVAVIMDNFDYLTRDSSILGAHHLDEFVRIWAEYDPNATGKIHYTEMYDMLKNMDPPLGFGNKCPNRLAYKKLIRMNMPLDDELRVQFTTTLFALIRENLSIKMRAPEEMDQADMELRETITNIWPLQAKKMLNLLVPPSDQLNKGKLSVGKIYAGFLILESWRSTRFGQLDSGMPMLELQDASRHPSQESLTGADAGHLHPGHSYMNGHRRSPSLRHNGSPLARSPSPRRRGHQYIHHDIGFSDTVSNVVEMVKETRHPRHGNSHPRYPRGSWSASTSPARSPSPSRYGGHLSRSKRTQLPYPTYGTTSLCQRSRSPSPARLQEMRERDRLGYGIDMGVTHVQHSYPTLASRRAGIGRRLPPTPSKPSTLQLKPTNINFPKLNASPTHTHHSTPHSVHSLPHHRDLLRDPRDMYYSSRERERDRERLRDRDRDRDRDRLHEYDLRYEYRDRERELYERERDREREVERERLEYIAPLSFEQALAMGRTGRVLPSPVLNGFKPKSGLNPRHSDSDEEDWC; from the exons ATGGGTGGCCcgaaaaaagaggaaaacccACCAGGTGGTGGTCCGACGTCATTGTTTATTCTAACCGAGGATAACCCAATTAGAAAGTACACACGATTCATCATAGAATGGCCGCCCTTTGAATACGCTGTGTTATTGACAATCATAGCCAACTGTGTTGTGTTGGCACTAGAGGAGCACTTGCCAGGGGGCGACAAGACAGTATTGGCTCAAAAATTG GAAAAAACGGAGGCctattttttatgcattttctgtGTAGAAGCGTCGCTCAAGATCCTCGCCTTAGGGCTTGTTCTGCATAAACACTCCTATCTCAGGAATATTTGGAACATCATGGATTTTTTCGTTGTAGTTACGGG ATTCATGACACAGTACCCACAAATAGGGCCCGAGGTAGACCTAAGAACACTTAGAGCCATTCGTGTGCTACGGCCCTTAAAATTAGTGTCTGGAATTCCTA GTTTACAAGTAGTTTTAAAATCTATAATCAAGGCGATGGCACCTTTACTGCAAATCGGTCTCTTGGTGTTGTTTGCAATCGTAATTTTTGCAATCATTGGACTCGAGTTTTATTCGGGCGCACTGCATAAGACTTGTTATAGCTTAGAAGATCCAA ACAAACTAGTGAAGGAGGGCGAATCAGAGACGCCTTGCAACACGGACAACATCCTGGAAAAGGCCACCGGCTCCTTCGTATGCAATAACACCACAAGCATGTGTCTGGAGAAGTGGGAGGGACCAAATTCAGGTATCACGAGTTTCGATAATATCGGATTTGCCATGTTGACCGTATTCCAATGTATCACGATGGAGGGCTGGACGGCAATACTGTATTGG ACCAACGACGCATTAGGTTCAGCATTTAATTGGATATATTTCGTGCCTCTTATAGTTATAGGCTCATTTTTTATGCTCAACTTAGTTCTTGGTGTCCTTAGTGG AGAGTTTTCGAACGAACGAAATCGTGTCGAACGTCGCATGGAGTTTCAAAAATGCCGCTTTCGGGCCATGTTTCAGACAGCAATGGTCTCGTACCTTGACTGGATCACACAAGCAG AGGAGGTAATCCTGGCCGAGGAGCGCACCACGGAAGAAGAGAAAATGCACATAATGGAGG CTCGAAGACGAAACGCTGCCAAACGGAAAAAGCTGAAAAGCTTGGGAAAATCAAAGTCCACAGATACAGAGGAAGAGGAAGCGGAGGAAGATTATGGAGACGATG GTTACCTCAAAACGCGCTCGAAACCTCAAGGAAGTTGTACCGGATTTTGGCGGGCGGAGAAAAGGTTTCGTTTCTGGATCCGGCACACGGTGAAGACGCAGTGGTTCTACTGGTTCGTGATCGTCCTCGTCTTTCTGAACACAGTCTGTGTTGCCGTCGAGCATTACGGCCAGCCATCGTTCCTCACGGAATTTCTGT ACTATGCTGAATTCATCTTCCTGGGACTCTTCATGTCGGAGATGTTCATCAAGATGTACGCGTTGGGGCCCCGCATCTACTTTGAGTCGTCGTTCAACCGATTTGATTGCGTTGTCATTAGTGGTTCGATATTCGAAGTGATCTGGTCCGAGGTGAAAGGCGGTTCGTTTGGTCTGTCTGTGCTGCGTGCCCTGCGATTGCTGCGCATCTTCAAAGTCACCAAGTACTGGTCGTCGCTGCGCAATCTAGTCATCTCACTGTTGAACTCGATGAGATCGATCATCTCATTGTTGTTCCTGCTCTTCTTGTTCATCCTAATATTCGCCTTACTGGGCATGCAGTTGTTTGGCGGCCAGTTCAATCTGCCCGGAGGCACGCctgaaacaaattttaacactTTCCCGATAGCACTGTTGACTGTATTCCAAATCCTCACTGGCGAAGATTGGAACGAGGTCATGTACCAGGGCATCATATCTCAGGGTGGTGCCCAGAAAGGAATGATTTACTCTAT ATACTTTATCGTTTTGGTACTCTTCGGAAATTACACGCTATTGAATGTGTTCTTGGCTATCGCCGTTGATAATTTGGCGAATGCCCAAGAACTAACAGCAGCCGAAGAGGAACAAGTCGAAGAGGATAAAGAGAAACAACTGCAGGAGCTCGAGAAGGAGATGGAGGCCCTCCAGGCGGATGGAGTCCATGTGGAGAACGGCGATGGTGCTGTCGCCCCCAGCAAGTCCAAGGGCAagaagaaggaggaggagaaaaaggaggaggaggaagtgACCGAGGGTCCCAAGCCGATGCTGCCCTATTCATCGATGTTTATACTATCACCAACCAATCC CATACGACGCGGCGCCCATTGGGTGGTTAATTTGCCATATTTTGATTTCTTCATTATGGTTGTCATCTCAATGTCATCAATAGCATTAGCAGCCGAAGATCCCGTTCGTGAGAACTCGAGGCGAAACAAGATATTGAATTATTTCGATTATGCATTTACCGGCGTATTCACGATAGAAATGTTGCTGAAAATTGTAGACTTGGGTGTTATCCTGCACCCTGGCAGCTATTTAAGAGAATTCTGGAATATTATGGATGCTGTGGTCGTTATATGCGCTGCTGTTAGTTTCGGTTTCGATATGAGCGGTAGCAGCGCTGGACAAAATTTATCGACTATTAAATCGCTTCGGGTATTGCGTGTACTACGCCCATTGAAGACCATTAAGCGTGTACCGAAATTGAAAGCCGTGTTCGATTGCGTCGTGAACTCATTGAAAAATGTTGTTAACATTCTAATCGTGTACATattgtttcaatttatattttctgttattGGAGTACAATTGTTcaatggaaaatttttttattgtacgGACGAAAGTAAACATACTTCCGCAGAGTGCCA GGGCTCGTACTTCAAGTACGAGGAGGACGAACTGCTGCCAAAACAGGAGCTACGGGTATGGAAGCCTCGGGCCTTTCACTACGACAATGTTGCCGCTGCGATGTTGACCCTGTTCGCCGTTCAGACCGGCGAGGGATGGCCACA GGTCTTGCAACACTCAATGGCTGCCACTTATGAAGATAGGGGTCCAATCCAAAATTTCCGGATCGAAATGTCCATATTTTATATTgtgtattttattgtatttccGTTCTTCTTCGTCAACATATTCGTGGCCTTGATTATTATTACGTTTCAAGAGCAAGGCGAAGCTGAGTTACAAGATGGCGAAATTGACAAAAATCAG AAATCCTGCATCGATTTTACTATAGGAGCACGACCTCTCGAACGCTATATGCCCAAAAATCGGAATACGTTCAAGTATAAAGTGTGGCGAATTGTGGTGTCAACGCCTTTTGAGTACTTCATTATGATGTTGATCGTATTCAATACCCTATTGCTGATGATGAAG TATCACAATCAAGGAGACATGTACGAAAAGTCGCTGAAGTACATTAACATGGGATTCACCGGAATGTTTAGTGTAGAAACGGTGCTGAAGATCATTGGATTCGGTGTTAAG AACTTCTTCAAGGACCCGTGGAACATATTCGATTTAATCACCGTTTTGGGCAGTATTGTGGATGCACTTTGGATGGAATTCGGG CACGAT TCGAACTCAATCAACGTCGGCTTCCTGCGTTTATTTCGAGCGGCGCGACTTATCAAATTACTTCGTCAAGGATACACGATTCGAATTCTTCTATGGACATTTGTGCAATCCTTTAAGGCACTTCCCTATGTCTGTTTGCTAATAGCAATGCTATTTTTCATATACGCCATTATCGGCATGCAG GTGTTCGGGAATATCAAACTAGGTACGGTGGAAAATTCCATTACTAGACACAACAACTTCCAATCATTTATTCAAGGCGTCATGTTGCTATTCAG GTGTGCAACTGGCGAGGCCTGGCCCAACATAATGCTGGCATGTTTGAAGGGCAAGGCCTGCGACGATGACGCCGAGAAGGCACCTGGGGAGTACTGCGGATCCACACTGGCCTACGCCTACTTCGTATCGTTTATATTCTTCTGCTCCTTCCTGATGCTCAATCTGTTCGTCGCCGTCATCATGGATAATTTCGATTATCTCACCAGGGACTCCAGCATATTGGGTGCCCATCACTTAGACGAATTTGTGCGCATATGGGCGGAATATGATCCAAATGCGAC TGGAAAAATACACTACACGGAAATGTACGACATGCTGAAGAACATGGATCCACCGTTGGGTTTTGGCAACAAGTGTCCCAACCGACTGGCATACAAGAAACTGATTAGAATGAATATGCCATTGGACGATGAATTGAGAGTTCAGTTCACGACAACGTTATTCGCTTTGATTCGTGAGAATCTCAGCATCAAAATGAGAGCGC CTGAGGAGATGGACCAGGCGGACATGGAACTGCGGGAGACCATCACGAACATCTGGCCATTGCAGGCGAAGAAGATGCTAAACCTGCTGGTGCCGCCCAGCGATCAGCTCAACAAGGGCAAACTGTCAGTGGGTAAAATCTATGCAGGTTTCCTCATCCTGGAGTCCTGGCGTAGCACGCGGTTTGGCCAACTCGATTCGGGAATGCCG AtgctggagctgcaggatgCATCGAGACATCCGTCGCAGGAGTCGCTTACCGGTGCCGATGCTGGCCATTTACATCCTGGACATTCGTATATGAATGGCCATCGGCGATCGCCTAGCTTGAG GCACAATGGCTCTCCACTGGCCAGATCTCCGAGTCCTCGACGGCGTGGCCATCAATACATACATCATGATATCGGGTTCTCCGATACCGTATCTAATGTTGTAGAGATGGTCAAGGAGACTCGTCATCCTAGGCATGGCAACAGTCATCCGCGGTATCCAAGAG GTTCATGGTCAGCATCGACAAGTCCGGCCCGTTCGCCTTCGCCTTCTCGATATGGTGGTCATTTGTCTCGCAGTAAACGCACTCAACTGCCTTATCCCACATATGGGACAACCAGTCTATGTCAAAGATCACGATCGCCGAGTCCCGCTAGACTTCAGGAGATGCGTGAACGAGACAGACTTGGTTATGGGATTGATATGG GTGTAACGCATGTACAGCATAGTTACCCAACACTGGCCTCCCGAAGAGCCGGAATCGGAAGACGCCTTCCTCCGACTCCCAGTAAACCGTCAACACTGCAGCTCAAGCCAACCAATATCAATTTCCCGAAGCTGAATGCCAGTCCCACACAT ACACACCACTCAACGCCCCACAGTGTTCACTCGCTACCACACCACCGCGACCTGCTGCGAGATCCAAGGGATATGTACTATAGTAGTAGAGAACGCGAGCGGGATCGCGAACGCCTTAGGGATCGGGATCGTGATAGGGATCGCGATCGCCTGCACGAGTACGACCTGCGGTACGAGTACCGGGATCGGGAACGAGAGTTGTACGAACGCGAAAGAGATCGCGAGCGGGAGGTCGAAAGAGAAAG ACTGGAATATATAGCACCGCTGTCGTTTGAACAAGCGCTGGCTATGGGCCGAACAGGTCGTGTACTGCCATCTCCAGTTCTAAACGGTTTTAAGCCAAAGAGTGGTCTGAACCCTCGACACTCCGATTCGGATGAGGAGGATTGGTGCTAG